The proteins below come from a single Dinghuibacter silviterrae genomic window:
- a CDS encoding lysylphosphatidylglycerol synthase transmembrane domain-containing protein produces the protein MRKKILLVLRYAFFLIFGIVLAWIPIHNITPEKWTEIKGALGQARYFLLIPICILYLLSHWSRAVRWKIMIAPLGYKPVTLNVFFAVLIGYLTNLALPRLGEVVRCSVLGRHEKIPIEQLLGTIIVERIFDVICLIIVFFLAFSLQAKELNDFVLGQFRNGQGKEHHLLVWFLLSFALVAAVAVYVFIRFKENKVVAWARKILTGMWAGIVRVRLMKKKGWFLFHTVLIWTLYLVCTRLGMYSFRELDGLGIKEALSVLGVGSIGMIVTQGGLGAYPLLVQRTLMFYSIPDGVALAAGNLLWIVPTLLVVISGIISFVGLASKAKSSRDEELPAYGQ, from the coding sequence ATGCGTAAAAAAATCCTGCTTGTTCTCCGGTACGCCTTTTTTCTGATCTTCGGTATCGTGCTGGCCTGGATACCCATCCACAACATCACCCCTGAAAAGTGGACCGAGATCAAGGGCGCATTGGGGCAGGCGCGGTATTTTCTGCTGATCCCTATCTGCATCCTGTACCTGCTGAGCCACTGGAGCCGGGCCGTGCGCTGGAAGATCATGATTGCTCCGTTGGGATACAAGCCGGTCACGCTGAACGTTTTTTTTGCCGTCCTCATCGGGTATCTGACCAACCTGGCCTTGCCTCGCCTGGGCGAAGTGGTCCGTTGTTCCGTCCTGGGCAGACACGAAAAGATACCCATCGAACAGCTCCTGGGGACCATCATCGTAGAGCGGATCTTCGACGTGATATGCCTGATCATCGTTTTCTTCCTGGCATTTTCTCTACAGGCAAAGGAGCTCAATGACTTTGTGCTGGGTCAGTTCCGGAACGGGCAGGGCAAGGAACACCACCTGCTTGTATGGTTCCTGCTCAGCTTCGCTCTCGTAGCCGCTGTGGCGGTCTACGTGTTTATTCGATTTAAGGAAAACAAGGTCGTGGCCTGGGCGCGCAAGATCCTTACGGGTATGTGGGCGGGCATCGTCCGCGTCCGGTTGATGAAGAAGAAGGGCTGGTTCCTTTTCCACACCGTCCTGATCTGGACCCTGTACCTGGTGTGTACCCGGCTTGGGATGTATTCCTTCCGGGAGCTCGACGGTCTGGGGATCAAAGAAGCCCTGAGCGTCCTGGGGGTGGGCAGCATCGGCATGATCGTTACCCAAGGCGGTCTGGGCGCCTATCCGCTCCTGGTGCAGCGGACCCTGATGTTCTATTCCATCCCGGACGGTGTCGCGCTGGCGGCCGGTAACCTGTTGTGGATCGTACCGACCCTTCTCGTTGTCATCAGCGGCATCATTTCATTCGTGGGGCTTGCCTCCAAGGCTAAATCGTCAAGAGATGAAGAATTACCCGCATACGGCCAGTAA
- the rfaE2 gene encoding D-glycero-beta-D-manno-heptose 1-phosphate adenylyltransferase: protein MKNYPHTASKMHSLETLLPEVERERFLSRRIVFTNGCFDILHRGHIDCLGKAASFGDYLIVGVNTDAGTRRLKGPQRPVNKEGDRLLLLAALEVVDAVILFDEPTPIELIKAIRPDVLAKGGDYNIDTIVGAKEVMGWGGSVEVIPYEQGYSTTGLIEKITRL from the coding sequence ATGAAGAATTACCCGCATACGGCCAGTAAAATGCATTCCCTGGAAACCCTCCTCCCGGAGGTGGAAAGGGAGCGTTTCCTGAGCCGCAGGATCGTATTCACCAACGGCTGCTTCGACATCCTTCACCGGGGGCACATCGATTGTCTTGGGAAGGCGGCGTCGTTTGGGGACTACCTGATTGTCGGCGTCAACACCGATGCCGGCACCCGCCGCCTCAAGGGTCCCCAGCGCCCCGTCAACAAGGAAGGAGACCGTCTCCTGCTGCTGGCCGCTTTGGAGGTAGTCGACGCCGTTATCCTGTTCGACGAACCCACGCCCATCGAGCTCATCAAAGCCATCCGCCCCGACGTGCTTGCCAAGGGCGGGGACTACAATATCGACACCATCGTGGGGGCCAAAGAAGTCATGGGGTGGGGGGGAAGCGTGGAGGTGATCCCTTACGAGCAGGGCTACTCGACAACGGGGCTCATCGAGAAGATCACGCGGCTTTGA
- the ppk1 gene encoding polyphosphate kinase 1, which translates to MLSNKGKTIVRDISWLSFNGRVLQEANDPSVPLKERIKFLGIFSNNMDEFFRVRVATLKRMIEIDHKGKVKAKMHLEDSPERILQEIQMIVLQQQNEFNRIWNIILEDLAKENIHLLNETQLNKEQQAFVLNYFEEEVRSAVIPLILESLPDLPYLRDKSIFLGVVMSKKNNAYDKKYALIEVPTKNASRFVLLPSKPGEYNIILLEDIVRFALPQIFSYFGYDSYSAHIFKVTKDAEIDIDNDIATSLVQQIEKGLKARRKGKPVRFVYDKEMDPGLLEYLVRRLNLTGRDNIIPGGRIHNFRHFMDFPSSVFQKKEERHRPIVHPALLGTPRVTDVVMEQDILLHFPYQSFTPIIDLLREAAMDPAVVQIKITCYRLAPNSKIINALIAAVRNRKQVTVMMEVKARFDEEANLEWKEVLEEEGVKVLLGIPDMKVHAKCCIIKKRVNGRLLQYGFVSTGNLNERTSRFYGDHCLLTANRGIMADVNRIFNYLEQPKLRISQLRACTNLLVCPTNLRREVLKDIDREIKLAKEKKKAGIIVKLNSLSDEILIEKLYEAARAGVEIQMIVRGIFCAYTENKKFKKPVHAISIIDEYLEHSRVIVFHNGGKEKVYISSADWMVRNLDHRVELACPILDDNIRQELKDVLQIQLHDNVKARVLDNELSNAYVHTPGKKIRSQIEIQHYLENKTKVSIETGGDRHRK; encoded by the coding sequence ATGCTAAGCAACAAAGGCAAAACCATTGTCCGGGACATCAGCTGGCTGTCGTTTAACGGCCGGGTGCTCCAGGAAGCCAACGACCCCTCTGTCCCGCTCAAGGAAAGGATCAAGTTCCTTGGCATCTTCTCCAACAACATGGACGAATTCTTCCGGGTGCGCGTGGCGACCCTGAAGCGCATGATCGAGATCGACCATAAGGGCAAGGTCAAAGCAAAAATGCACCTGGAGGACTCTCCCGAGCGCATCCTCCAGGAGATCCAGATGATCGTCCTCCAGCAGCAGAACGAGTTCAACCGGATCTGGAACATCATCCTGGAAGACCTGGCAAAAGAAAACATACACCTCCTTAACGAGACCCAACTCAACAAGGAGCAACAGGCCTTTGTACTGAACTATTTTGAAGAAGAAGTACGTTCGGCGGTAATCCCCTTAATCCTGGAAAGCCTGCCGGACCTGCCGTATCTCCGGGACAAGTCGATTTTCCTAGGGGTGGTGATGTCCAAAAAAAACAACGCCTATGATAAAAAGTATGCGTTGATCGAGGTCCCCACTAAGAATGCCTCCCGTTTTGTCCTGCTGCCTTCCAAACCCGGGGAGTACAACATCATCCTGCTGGAGGACATCGTCCGTTTTGCCCTCCCCCAGATATTTTCGTATTTCGGGTACGACTCTTATAGCGCCCATATCTTCAAGGTCACCAAGGACGCGGAGATCGATATCGACAACGACATCGCCACCAGCCTGGTCCAGCAGATCGAAAAGGGGCTCAAGGCCCGCCGCAAGGGGAAACCCGTGCGTTTTGTTTACGACAAGGAAATGGACCCGGGGTTGTTGGAATACCTGGTCCGCCGGCTCAACCTGACAGGAAGGGACAACATCATCCCCGGCGGGCGTATCCACAACTTCAGACACTTCATGGACTTCCCGTCCAGCGTTTTTCAAAAGAAAGAAGAACGACATAGACCGATCGTCCACCCGGCGCTTTTAGGTACGCCCCGGGTAACGGACGTCGTCATGGAGCAGGACATCCTGTTGCACTTCCCCTATCAAAGCTTTACCCCCATCATCGACCTCCTGCGCGAGGCGGCGATGGATCCCGCCGTCGTGCAAATCAAGATCACCTGTTACCGGCTTGCCCCCAATTCAAAGATCATCAACGCCCTGATCGCCGCCGTCCGGAACCGCAAACAGGTCACCGTCATGATGGAGGTCAAGGCGCGTTTTGACGAAGAAGCCAACCTGGAATGGAAAGAGGTCCTGGAGGAAGAAGGCGTCAAGGTCCTGCTGGGGATCCCGGACATGAAGGTCCACGCCAAGTGCTGTATCATCAAAAAGCGCGTCAATGGACGGCTCCTCCAGTATGGGTTTGTGTCCACCGGCAACCTGAACGAGCGTACGTCGCGCTTTTACGGAGACCATTGCCTGCTCACGGCCAACCGGGGCATCATGGCGGACGTCAACCGTATTTTCAACTACCTGGAACAACCCAAGTTGCGCATATCCCAGCTCAGGGCCTGCACCAACCTCCTGGTTTGCCCTACCAACCTGCGTAGGGAGGTGTTAAAAGACATAGACCGGGAGATCAAACTCGCCAAGGAAAAGAAAAAAGCGGGGATTATCGTCAAGCTCAACTCCCTGTCCGATGAAATCCTGATCGAAAAACTCTACGAAGCCGCCAGGGCGGGGGTGGAAATCCAGATGATCGTCCGCGGTATTTTTTGCGCCTATACCGAGAACAAGAAATTTAAAAAACCCGTCCATGCCATCAGCATCATCGACGAATACCTCGAACATTCCCGGGTGATCGTTTTTCATAATGGCGGAAAGGAAAAAGTTTACATATCTTCGGCAGACTGGATGGTGCGTAACCTCGACCACCGGGTCGAACTGGCCTGCCCCATCTTAGACGACAACATCCGGCAGGAGCTGAAGGACGTCCTCCAGATCCAACTGCACGACAATGTGAAGGCAAGGGTCCTGGACAACGAGCTCTCCAATGCTTACGTGCACACGCCGGGGAAAAAGATCCGGTCACAGATAGAGATACAACACTATTTGGAAAACAAAACGAAGGTAAGTATTGAGACTGGCGGCGATCGACATAGGAAGTAA
- a CDS encoding Ppx/GppA phosphatase family protein: MRLAAIDIGSNAARLLISEVKMTPGGKPEFIKLNLVRVPLRLGFDVFEQGEISKERVQWLVETIKAYKHLLNIYQVEYVIACATSAMRDARNAPDIIRSVRAETGIEIKVITGQEEANVIYESHFAESLNKEDAYLYIDVGGGSTELTCFSNGRLEFKESFNIGTIRLLKKQVTDASWDEVKTFLRNRTKGFPHITAIGSGGNINKIFSLSKRKDGKPLHIELLKDYLKELSSFTVEERVRLYKLKEDRADVIVPALQIYINIMRWTNTEEIYVPKIGLVDGLIQHLYDEKYVKRLML; the protein is encoded by the coding sequence TTGAGACTGGCGGCGATCGACATAGGAAGTAATGCAGCCCGGTTGCTCATCTCGGAGGTGAAAATGACGCCGGGGGGGAAGCCCGAATTTATCAAGTTGAACCTGGTCCGCGTGCCCTTACGCCTGGGCTTTGATGTGTTTGAACAAGGGGAGATCTCCAAGGAACGCGTCCAATGGCTGGTGGAAACCATAAAAGCCTACAAACACCTCCTCAATATCTACCAGGTCGAGTACGTGATTGCCTGCGCCACCTCCGCCATGCGCGACGCCCGCAATGCCCCGGACATCATCCGCAGCGTCCGCGCCGAAACCGGTATCGAGATCAAGGTCATCACCGGGCAGGAAGAAGCCAACGTCATCTACGAAAGCCATTTTGCGGAAAGCCTGAATAAAGAAGACGCTTATTTGTATATTGATGTCGGTGGGGGCTCTACGGAACTGACCTGTTTTTCAAACGGCCGCCTGGAGTTCAAGGAGTCCTTTAATATAGGGACCATCCGCCTGCTCAAAAAGCAGGTCACCGATGCCTCCTGGGACGAGGTAAAAACCTTTCTGCGCAACCGTACAAAGGGATTTCCGCACATCACGGCCATCGGGTCAGGGGGCAACATCAACAAGATTTTCTCCCTTTCCAAGCGCAAGGATGGCAAACCCCTTCACATCGAGCTCCTGAAAGACTATTTAAAGGAGCTCAGCAGCTTTACCGTGGAGGAACGGGTCCGGCTCTACAAATTGAAGGAAGACCGGGCGGACGTCATTGTCCCCGCCCTACAGATATATATTAATATCATGCGTTGGACCAATACGGAAGAAATATACGTACCCAAGATCGGTCTTGTCGATGGCCTTATACAACACCTCTACGACGAAAAGTACGTCAAACGCCTGATGCTCTAA
- a CDS encoding TolC family protein has protein sequence MDQIVRLGLACLLLGGAAQVGLPQRSFAQTAPAAAPAPTGPLNLKSCLQFALAHNQQIAVTRFDEKTGLEKIKETRSQALPQVNGTGSLQDNVQKQVLVLPPALAAQFGSGGKPIPITLTWQMSAGATLDQKIYDQSVFTAVKAAKAGMDYYKMHTALTQTQVIEQVAQVYYRAQVTGTQVAVLDSNIANITKVMNSTQNQFENGLARKIDVDRLKVNLTNLNTQRTALVDSIIEQGFQLRYLMGMSLDEPLSLEMFAPKTVEDEIGQHLSLDSGLNLNNRLEYTILKKQAELEEYQKKAYKAQYYPSLAFQGNYSTNGVSDNFDFVGHGTTAIWYQVGYIALNLKVPIFDGGGRRARVNQAQIAIDQYNEQAAQTASQLDMDYRNSKIFLATSIDQIKAQKANLDLALEVYNVTQSNYGQGLSNLTDLLDAENSYLQAENNYNSALLQYKLAEIGLIKANGNLQSLLN, from the coding sequence ATGGATCAAATAGTAAGATTGGGCCTGGCCTGCCTCCTCCTTGGGGGGGCAGCCCAGGTAGGGTTACCCCAGCGGTCGTTCGCCCAGACGGCCCCCGCTGCGGCACCCGCCCCCACAGGTCCCCTAAACCTGAAATCCTGTCTGCAGTTTGCCCTGGCGCACAACCAGCAAATTGCGGTTACCCGTTTTGACGAAAAAACGGGGTTGGAAAAGATTAAGGAGACCCGTTCTCAGGCGCTCCCCCAGGTGAATGGTACGGGGTCGCTCCAGGACAACGTCCAGAAACAGGTGTTGGTCCTGCCGCCGGCCCTGGCGGCCCAGTTTGGATCGGGTGGAAAACCGATTCCCATCACGCTGACCTGGCAAATGAGCGCGGGGGCGACCTTGGATCAAAAGATCTACGACCAGTCCGTCTTCACGGCCGTAAAAGCGGCCAAGGCGGGGATGGATTATTATAAGATGCATACCGCTTTGACACAGACGCAGGTCATCGAGCAGGTCGCCCAGGTCTATTACCGCGCCCAGGTCACCGGTACCCAGGTCGCGGTCCTGGACTCCAACATCGCCAACATTACCAAGGTGATGAATAGCACCCAGAACCAGTTTGAAAACGGCCTGGCGCGCAAGATCGACGTCGACCGGCTAAAGGTGAACCTGACCAACCTGAATACCCAACGCACCGCCCTGGTGGATTCCATCATCGAACAAGGTTTCCAACTGCGCTACCTGATGGGGATGTCCCTGGACGAGCCCCTCTCCCTGGAGATGTTTGCCCCCAAGACGGTGGAGGACGAAATCGGTCAGCACCTCTCGCTGGACAGCGGGCTGAACCTCAACAACCGGTTGGAATACACCATCCTGAAAAAACAGGCCGAGCTGGAAGAATACCAGAAAAAAGCCTATAAAGCCCAATATTATCCGAGCCTGGCCTTTCAGGGCAACTATTCTACCAACGGGGTCAGCGACAACTTCGACTTCGTGGGTCACGGGACGACGGCGATCTGGTACCAGGTCGGCTATATCGCGCTTAACCTGAAGGTGCCCATTTTCGACGGGGGCGGCCGGCGGGCCAGGGTCAACCAGGCGCAGATCGCGATTGACCAATATAATGAACAGGCGGCGCAAACCGCTTCCCAGCTCGACATGGATTACAGGAATTCCAAGATCTTCCTGGCGACCAGCATCGACCAGATCAAGGCTCAAAAGGCCAACCTCGACCTCGCGCTGGAAGTCTACAACGTCACCCAAAGCAACTACGGACAGGGGCTGAGCAACCTGACCGACCTGCTGGACGCCGAAAATTCGTACCTCCAGGCGGAGAACAACTATAATAGTGCGCTTTTGCAATACAAACTGGCAGAGATCGGGCTGATCAAAGCCAACGGGAACCTCCAATCTTTACTCAATTAA